The sequence TCAGATTCGCCGTTCTCCTTGCCGCGATGCCGGTAGCTCGCACGCCAGGGGCAACTCGACGGCTGATGCGACGCAGACTGGGTGGTGAGCAAGTAGGTCAGCCGCAGCGACATCGGGGAGGAATGCCAGCGAGGAGCGTTTGGGGCTATTCGATTTTATCTGCTCGCTCATAACTAGGCGTCGGCGGCGATGCACGGGAAGCCCCCGCTGCTGAGGGGGCGCCAGCCCTGATCTCGGACCCCGACGGTGGAACGTTCTCGCAATCCTTTTTACGCGACTAGGCTATGCAACGTCTACGCCTCACGCTGTGCCTCCTCCTCCTCGCCTCGGCCCTCGCCGGGTGCGCGCCCGAGGCCGCCCTCACCACCGCCGACTTCCGCGCCCGCCTCCCCGAGCTCGAGGCCCGCACCCTCCGCGAGCCCGCCGACGCCGGCGCCCTCCGCGACCTCGGCGAGGCCTACGCCCAGCTCCAGCGGTTCGACCCCGCCCGCCAGGCCCTCGAGCGCGCCTACGCCCTCGACGCCGACGACCCCAAGACGCTCTACTACCTCGGCGTCGCCCACGAGGGCGCCGGGGCCGAGGCCGAGGCCCTCTTCGTCCTCGCCCAGTACGAGCGGCTCTCGCCCGACTCCCCGTACCGCCCGC is a genomic window of Rhodothermales bacterium containing:
- a CDS encoding tetratricopeptide repeat protein, which codes for MQRLRLTLCLLLLASALAGCAPEAALTTADFRARLPELEARTLREPADAGALRDLGEAYAQLQRFDPARQALERAYALDADDPKTLYYLGVAHEGAGAEAEALFVLAQYERLSPDSPYRP